Within the Marixanthomonas sp. SCSIO 43207 genome, the region TTTTTATCTGCTATCGTAAAAGAAGTGGTTTTATCAATTTCAATTTCATCAAGTGTAGGCGCACCAGGGTATTTATTTTCAATTTCAAAAATATAAGCAAACCTGTCATGTAACGAATCAAAAACACGTTTATGAGCATAAAATGGAATGTTTCCTTGCTTAAAGTAAAACGGACGAATATCATCAATCCCGGCAGTATGATCACTGTGTTCGTGAGTTAGCAATATACCATCAAGGTGTGTAACGTTCTCTCTTAACATTTGGTATCTAAAATCTGGCCCGCAGTCTATCACATAATTATTATTATTCCATTGTAATAGCACTGAAACTCTAAGACGTTTATCCTTAGGATCAGTACTTTTACAAACCGGGTGATCGCTTCCTATTACTGGGACACCCTGAGAAGTTCCGGTGCCTAAAAATGTTACGGTAAAGTCTGTATTCATTCACACAAAAATAACAGTATTTTTTTTGAATAGCTATGGTATTTCTTACCTTTGTTAAAGCGGTTAATTAATAAAAGGAGACTATGCCAGATACTATTTTAGGGGATAAAGAATTTGAAAATATTCCTTCTATTCGAAGTAAAGCACTTCGAATAAATTTGAATGAAAATATTTACGGAACATTTGCCGAAATAGGTGCTGGTCAAGAAACCGTTAGAAATTTCTTTAGAGCAGGCGGCGCGTCTGGTACAATCGCAAAGACAATGTCAGCCTATGATAAAGACTTTAGCGATGCAATCTATGGCGAAGAAGAAGACGGAAGGTATGTGACCGAATCACGACTTAAAAAAATGCTATCACACGAGATAGACCTTATTGAGCAACGTATTGC harbors:
- a CDS encoding MBL fold metallo-hydrolase, with protein sequence MNTDFTVTFLGTGTSQGVPVIGSDHPVCKSTDPKDKRLRVSVLLQWNNNNYVIDCGPDFRYQMLRENVTHLDGILLTHEHSDHTAGIDDIRPFYFKQGNIPFYAHKRVFDSLHDRFAYIFEIENKYPGAPTLDEIEIDKTTSFTIADKKVIPVEAMHNNLPVLGFYLDGFTYLTDVKTIAEEEIKKIKNSKVLVINALREEEHYSHFNLKEALDFIEMVNPERAYLTHISHLMGFHEEVSKKLPEHVFLAYDGLKVKI